One stretch of Streptomyces sp. 135 DNA includes these proteins:
- the istB gene encoding IS21-like element helper ATPase IstB, which translates to MNLPRQGGLTEQAADAAIDTSSRMLRLPSIRKEFSDIAERAAKEQMSYRGFLAELLMAECDDRARRRSERRIKAANFPREKSLRSFGFDMNPNIDAATIHTLASCEWVEKGKPLCLIGDSGTGKSHMLIALGTEAAMKGFRVRYTLATKLVNELVEAADEKQLNKTIARYGRVDLLCIDELGYMELDRHGAELLFQVLTEREEENSVAIASNESFGGWTKTFTDPRLCAAIVDRLTFNGTIIETGTDSYRLASTRAKAEEPAKVG; encoded by the coding sequence GTGAACCTGCCCCGCCAGGGAGGCTTGACCGAGCAGGCTGCCGACGCCGCCATCGACACCTCCTCCCGCATGCTGCGGCTTCCTTCGATCCGCAAGGAGTTCTCCGATATCGCCGAGCGGGCGGCGAAGGAGCAGATGAGCTACCGCGGGTTCCTCGCCGAGCTGCTGATGGCCGAGTGCGACGACCGGGCTCGCCGCCGATCGGAACGGCGGATCAAGGCGGCAAATTTCCCGAGGGAAAAGTCCCTGCGGAGCTTCGGCTTCGACATGAACCCGAACATCGACGCTGCCACCATCCATACCTTGGCCAGCTGCGAGTGGGTCGAGAAGGGAAAGCCGCTCTGCCTGATCGGCGATTCCGGCACCGGCAAATCGCACATGCTGATCGCACTCGGCACCGAGGCCGCGATGAAGGGCTTCCGCGTCCGCTACACGCTCGCCACGAAGCTCGTGAACGAGCTGGTCGAAGCCGCGGACGAGAAGCAGCTGAACAAGACGATCGCCCGCTACGGCCGTGTTGATCTTTTGTGTATCGACGAGCTCGGCTACATGGAACTCGACCGGCACGGGGCCGAGTTGCTGTTCCAGGTTCTGACCGAGCGCGAGGAGGAGAACAGCGTTGCGATCGCCTCCAACGAGTCCTTCGGCGGCTGGACCAAGACCTTCACCGACCCCCGTCTCTGCGCGGCCATCGTCGACCGTCTGACCTTCAACGGCACCATCATCGAGACCGGCACCGACTCCTACCGCCTCGCCTCCACCCGGGCCAAGGCCGAGGAACCCGCCAAGGTCGGCTGA
- a CDS encoding MarR family transcriptional regulator codes for MADLTPADQHLVFRQYLDAVGLHGMAGAEAVGLSASEWYALSQIALEGTLTSGELAACTGLTTGATTRLIDRLERAGFVRRATDPDDRRKVIIEPVADSLDRIESVVGPARSQIAEVLSRYTPDQRAVLFDYFAHAAPAFRAATEEVRDAAAHHRQRKGGAVAHRP; via the coding sequence ATGGCAGACCTGACGCCGGCCGACCAGCACCTGGTCTTCCGTCAGTACCTCGACGCCGTGGGGCTCCACGGCATGGCCGGGGCGGAAGCGGTGGGGCTGAGCGCCTCCGAGTGGTACGCGCTCAGCCAGATCGCGCTGGAAGGCACGCTCACCTCGGGAGAACTGGCCGCATGCACCGGCCTCACCACCGGGGCGACCACTCGCTTGATCGACCGCCTGGAGCGAGCCGGATTCGTCCGCCGGGCCACCGATCCGGATGATCGGCGCAAGGTCATCATCGAGCCGGTGGCTGACTCCCTCGACCGGATCGAAAGCGTGGTCGGGCCTGCCCGGAGCCAGATCGCCGAGGTTCTCAGCCGATACACCCCGGACCAACGCGCCGTTCTCTTCGACTACTTCGCTCACGCTGCCCCTGCCTTTCGGGCGGCCACCGAGGAAGTCCGGGATGCAGCAGCACACCATCGTCAGCGCAAGGGAGGTGCGGTGGCCCACCGCCCGTGA
- a CDS encoding SgcJ/EcaC family oxidoreductase — MPTTDDRNAVTHVIASLIDAWRRHDADAYGAQFTQDATYVTFAGTYYQGRRDIIDSHRTLFAKFLKGTQLADEILDIRFYGPDTAVITGRGDSYKGGRPKKLTKVQTYTLVREPDGQWRIAAFHNTKRKPLMEAISFKAAPDLVPASQK; from the coding sequence ATGCCCACCACGGACGACCGGAACGCCGTCACCCATGTGATCGCCTCACTCATCGACGCCTGGCGACGCCACGACGCCGACGCGTACGGTGCGCAGTTCACCCAGGACGCCACCTACGTCACCTTCGCCGGCACGTACTACCAGGGCCGCCGCGACATCATCGACAGCCACCGGACGCTGTTCGCCAAGTTCCTTAAGGGCACACAGCTCGCCGACGAGATCCTGGACATCCGCTTCTACGGTCCGGACACCGCCGTGATCACCGGCCGGGGCGACAGCTACAAGGGCGGCAGGCCGAAGAAGCTGACCAAGGTCCAGACCTACACGCTGGTCCGGGAGCCGGACGGCCAGTGGCGCATCGCGGCCTTCCACAACACCAAGCGCAAGCCGCTTATGGAGGCCATCTCCTTCAAGGCCGCCCCCGATCTCGTCCCGGCATCCCAGAAGTGA
- a CDS encoding cellulase family glycosylhydrolase, whose product MGKRFTRQHIGPVALIALIATALLGAGLAPAASAGAGSGRPGTGSGAVAGATSGSGSATAPITDGIPRLTDARGRTLTLRGWNVEDKIHHGRDALSAITERHFADLRAHGFNFARLLVFWDDLEPRRGRYSESYLRKVRRILDWAHEHGVYVVIDAHQDVFGPAFGHRGIPEWATRTDGLPFTPHPDDWFAEYFEPAVQRAFTHLYEDADLRRAQARMWRLLADRFGGHPAVFGYDLINEPMGELRAGEDLTSAARRIEATQLTPMYRRLAAAIRTRDRSNRLFIEPTPIVGEGVPTGLGRIPDERVVYAPHFYNTAMEAGADYDPAAGWITAYENAVTAYPREHSVPVVVGEWGPLNSGLPNMRRFHDDALASFARYSSGWAAYVWCYGGGYCALDRDGRLRTNKERTVTPYAPAVAGTVRADTHDPARATYRLAYRSTRRPGTTVLSLPPNPTGWRIEVSGRTAHPSARSVPPGQARQVRVRASDGTEVQVTVRPGSGRRG is encoded by the coding sequence ATGGGCAAGCGCTTCACGCGGCAGCACATCGGCCCGGTGGCCCTGATCGCCCTGATCGCCACCGCCCTGCTCGGTGCGGGCCTGGCTCCTGCCGCTTCGGCGGGAGCGGGGAGTGGGCGCCCCGGCACCGGTTCCGGCGCCGTCGCGGGGGCCACTTCCGGCAGCGGGTCCGCAACCGCCCCCATCACCGACGGTATACCTCGCCTCACCGACGCCCGCGGACGCACACTCACCCTGCGCGGCTGGAACGTCGAGGACAAGATCCACCACGGCCGGGACGCCCTCAGCGCGATCACCGAGCGGCACTTCGCCGACTTGCGGGCCCACGGCTTCAACTTCGCCCGCCTGCTGGTCTTCTGGGACGACCTGGAGCCGCGGCGCGGGCGCTACAGCGAGTCGTACCTGCGCAAGGTCCGGCGCATCCTCGACTGGGCGCACGAGCACGGTGTCTACGTTGTCATCGACGCCCACCAGGACGTGTTCGGGCCCGCGTTCGGCCACCGCGGGATCCCGGAGTGGGCGACGCGGACCGACGGGCTGCCGTTCACCCCGCACCCGGACGACTGGTTCGCCGAGTACTTCGAACCCGCCGTCCAGCGCGCCTTCACCCATCTCTACGAGGACGCGGACCTGCGGCGCGCGCAGGCTCGCATGTGGCGCCTGCTGGCGGACCGTTTCGGCGGGCACCCCGCGGTGTTCGGCTACGACCTGATCAACGAACCGATGGGGGAGCTGCGCGCGGGCGAGGACCTGACGAGTGCCGCACGCCGCATCGAGGCAACGCAGCTCACCCCGATGTACCGCCGCCTCGCCGCCGCCATCCGCACCCGGGACCGCTCGAACCGCCTGTTCATCGAGCCGACCCCGATCGTCGGCGAAGGCGTGCCCACCGGCCTGGGCCGCATCCCCGACGAACGCGTCGTCTACGCCCCGCACTTCTACAACACCGCGATGGAGGCAGGCGCCGATTACGACCCGGCGGCCGGCTGGATCACGGCGTACGAGAACGCCGTCACCGCATACCCGCGCGAGCACTCGGTTCCCGTCGTGGTGGGCGAGTGGGGCCCGCTGAACAGCGGCTTGCCGAACATGCGCCGCTTCCACGACGACGCGCTCGCCTCCTTCGCCCGCTACTCCTCGGGCTGGGCTGCCTACGTCTGGTGCTACGGCGGCGGCTACTGCGCCCTCGACCGCGACGGCCGCTTGCGTACGAACAAGGAGCGCACTGTCACGCCGTACGCCCCGGCGGTCGCGGGCACCGTGCGCGCCGACACCCACGACCCGGCCCGCGCGACGTACCGCCTCGCCTACCGGTCGACTCGCCGTCCCGGCACCACCGTGCTGTCCCTGCCGCCGAACCCCACCGGCTGGCGGATCGAGGTGTCGGGCCGCACGGCACACCCCAGCGCCAGAAGTGTGCCGCCCGGGCAGGCACGACAGGTGCGCGTACGGGCGTCCGACGGAACGGAGGTGCAGGTGACGGTGCGGCCGGGCTCCGGCCGCCGGGGGTGA
- a CDS encoding alpha/beta hydrolase → MLLLQNRRDASTPHRGGKMLREKFRDRARLVSVDDSGHGVYVLGDNSCALNTATRYLVEGEMPAEDTSCRAD, encoded by the coding sequence GTGCTGCTCCTGCAGAACCGGCGGGACGCGTCGACCCCGCATCGGGGCGGGAAGATGCTGCGCGAGAAGTTCCGTGACCGGGCGCGGCTGGTCAGCGTCGACGACAGCGGGCACGGCGTGTATGTCCTGGGCGACAACTCCTGCGCGCTGAACACCGCCACGCGCTACCTCGTCGAAGGCGAGATGCCCGCGGAGGACACGTCCTGCCGCGCGGACTGA
- a CDS encoding MerR family transcriptional regulator, with amino-acid sequence MRDGPDSDPDPRDLRTLDEELAAAIERLQHARAEVGALMRRTATADLPLRLASVDETAELADPDRSFVTVLGTVLGPRGMDAYADLLHEEPQPVAREFDELPADADEQARQSLAERLVSHVRGLRARHPGLSDLASDAPRGRQHTARTIRTAITDLYNPAQVDVMRRLHALLSDTGDPR; translated from the coding sequence ATGCGTGACGGCCCGGATTCCGACCCGGACCCGCGTGATCTACGGACTCTCGACGAGGAGTTGGCCGCCGCCATCGAACGCCTGCAACACGCCCGCGCCGAGGTCGGCGCCCTCATGCGCAGAACGGCCACGGCCGATCTTCCCCTCCGACTCGCCTCCGTGGACGAGACAGCAGAGCTTGCTGATCCCGACCGCTCTTTCGTCACCGTCCTCGGTACGGTCCTCGGCCCCCGTGGGATGGACGCCTACGCGGACTTGCTCCATGAGGAGCCGCAGCCGGTGGCACGCGAATTCGACGAGCTTCCCGCCGATGCGGACGAGCAGGCGCGCCAGAGTCTCGCTGAGCGTCTCGTGTCTCACGTCCGAGGTCTCCGGGCCAGGCATCCCGGGCTGAGCGACCTCGCCTCGGACGCCCCGCGCGGCCGGCAGCACACCGCTCGCACCATCCGCACAGCCATTACCGATCTCTACAATCCGGCCCAGGTCGACGTGATGCGGCGTCTCCACGCCCTTCTGTCCGATACGGGCGACCCACGTTGA
- a CDS encoding TetR/AcrR family transcriptional regulator — protein METREKILQAAAEMISEDMAAKLSVRAVAARAGVSTGSLRFHFPTQRALQDSLLARIYEHLLPGDPIRDQTLPPRERLLNCLRQVLAPLGTNEDARTTWGTMYRAFIESEPTEQVRAAYLGHEREAERRVEHWLTVLAEEGALSPGDHTRNVRFLLTVLNGLSVERALPTRESVLIAETETLDAAVDRVLSTGPAPPAGPTRP, from the coding sequence ATGGAAACACGCGAGAAGATCCTGCAGGCCGCTGCGGAGATGATCAGTGAGGACATGGCGGCGAAGCTGAGCGTGCGCGCGGTCGCCGCGCGTGCGGGAGTGAGCACCGGCTCGCTGAGGTTCCACTTCCCCACCCAGCGCGCCCTGCAGGACAGCTTGCTCGCGCGGATCTACGAACACCTGCTGCCCGGCGACCCGATCCGGGACCAGACACTGCCGCCCCGCGAACGGCTGCTGAACTGCCTGCGGCAGGTTCTCGCACCGCTCGGCACCAACGAGGACGCGCGAACCACCTGGGGCACGATGTATCGGGCCTTCATCGAATCCGAGCCGACCGAACAGGTACGCGCCGCATACCTCGGCCATGAGCGGGAGGCGGAGCGCCGAGTCGAACACTGGCTGACCGTGCTCGCCGAGGAAGGCGCGCTTTCCCCGGGAGACCACACCCGCAACGTCAGGTTCCTTCTCACCGTCCTCAACGGACTCTCGGTCGAACGCGCCCTGCCCACCCGCGAATCCGTCCTCATCGCCGAGACCGAGACCCTCGACGCCGCCGTCGACCGCGTCCTCTCCACCGGCCCCGCACCACCCGCCGGGCCGACTCGGCCGTGA
- a CDS encoding alpha/beta hydrolase yields the protein MDSPRPTPEEQTALARKIGEAAPMFDIDVFTAGNYHSECEAWPAPPTRDEPWLADVEGLPETLVVSVTGDPATPHEGGIAMARALGGSLLTVDGKQHGAYILGGSKCVDDVVSEYLLDPETPPADARCSL from the coding sequence ATGGACTCACCCCGTCCGACGCCGGAGGAACAGACCGCGCTCGCACGCAAGATCGGGGAGGCCGCTCCGATGTTCGACATCGACGTGTTCACGGCGGGCAACTACCACAGCGAATGCGAGGCGTGGCCCGCGCCGCCGACACGTGACGAACCCTGGCTCGCCGATGTCGAAGGCCTCCCCGAGACGCTCGTCGTGTCGGTCACCGGCGATCCTGCGACACCGCACGAGGGTGGCATCGCGATGGCGCGAGCTCTCGGCGGAAGTCTGCTCACCGTCGACGGCAAGCAGCACGGCGCCTATATCCTCGGCGGCAGTAAGTGCGTCGACGACGTGGTCAGTGAGTATCTCCTCGACCCCGAAACCCCGCCCGCCGACGCCCGTTGCAGCCTGTGA
- a CDS encoding GNAT family N-acetyltransferase: protein MSRQVSFEYVSAVLPAGRQAVSVLDAGRRLVGCLEYQVCHVCRVGYVVNIAVASHWQGQGVGRHALHTAMEPCAGYTWSTSRQSLDGRRFFGAMEEEMDIAFPAGGVRCPHMTP, encoded by the coding sequence GTGAGTCGTCAGGTCAGCTTCGAGTACGTGTCCGCGGTGCTGCCCGCGGGCCGCCAGGCCGTATCAGTGCTGGACGCGGGCCGCCGCCTGGTGGGCTGCCTCGAGTACCAGGTCTGTCATGTGTGCCGCGTCGGGTACGTGGTCAACATCGCCGTCGCCAGTCACTGGCAGGGGCAGGGCGTCGGTCGTCATGCCCTGCACACCGCCATGGAGCCGTGCGCTGGTTACACATGGTCCACGTCGCGGCAGTCGCTCGATGGACGACGCTTCTTCGGCGCGATGGAGGAGGAGATGGACATCGCTTTCCCGGCCGGCGGCGTGCGGTGCCCGCACATGACGCCATGA
- a CDS encoding alanine/glycine:cation symporter family protein has translation MSLDSITTSVDEAVSGFFEPIATWLGEVVFYSVPVAGTELPLIVAWLVIAGLVFTAWFGLVQVRKFRLAVDVVRGKYDEKGSAGEVNHFQALTAAVSGTVGLGNIAGVAVAVSIGGPGATFWMILCGLLGMATKFVEVTLGVKYREVHADGTVSGGPMHYLPKGLADRFGKNGKTLGKVLAVLASFMILFFGLFGGNLFQVNQSYAQLVSVTGGEDGLMGSSAGALFFGILIAALVGIVLLGGIRSIANVTSRLVPAMAGIYIVACLVVILVHVSALPAAIGTIIEGAFNPQGVAGGVIGALIIGFQRAAFSNEAGLGSAPIAHSAVKTKHPASEGLVALLEPFIDTVVICTMTALTIVIANPASWAEARKSNGESIGGVTITSDAFGTVMPWFPYILTVAVLLFAVSTVLTWGYYGLKAWTYLFGRTRGSELTFKVLYTLFAVAGSLLTLETLIGMADAVLFMLAVINIIGLYLLAPVVKRELNSFLEFVRARNAHEVIEGDGDHEDESVKTTV, from the coding sequence GTGTCACTCGACTCCATCACCACTTCCGTTGACGAGGCCGTCAGCGGGTTCTTCGAGCCCATAGCCACCTGGCTCGGGGAGGTCGTCTTCTACTCCGTCCCCGTCGCCGGTACGGAGCTGCCCCTCATCGTTGCCTGGCTCGTCATCGCAGGTCTGGTCTTCACCGCCTGGTTCGGTCTTGTGCAGGTCAGGAAATTCAGACTCGCCGTCGACGTGGTGCGCGGGAAGTACGACGAGAAGGGGTCGGCCGGTGAGGTCAACCACTTCCAGGCGCTGACCGCCGCCGTCTCGGGCACGGTCGGACTGGGCAACATCGCCGGCGTGGCCGTCGCCGTATCCATCGGTGGCCCCGGCGCCACCTTCTGGATGATCCTGTGCGGCCTGCTGGGCATGGCCACCAAGTTCGTCGAGGTCACCTTGGGCGTGAAGTACCGCGAGGTGCACGCCGACGGCACCGTCTCCGGCGGCCCGATGCACTACCTGCCCAAGGGCCTGGCCGACCGCTTCGGCAAGAACGGCAAGACGCTCGGCAAGGTCCTGGCCGTCCTCGCCTCCTTCATGATCCTGTTCTTCGGCCTCTTCGGCGGAAACCTCTTCCAGGTCAACCAGTCCTACGCCCAGCTCGTCTCCGTCACCGGCGGCGAGGACGGCCTGATGGGCTCCTCCGCCGGTGCGCTGTTCTTCGGCATCCTCATCGCCGCGCTCGTCGGGATCGTGCTGCTCGGCGGCATCCGCTCCATCGCCAACGTGACCAGCAGGCTCGTCCCCGCCATGGCCGGCATCTACATCGTGGCCTGCCTGGTCGTCATCCTGGTCCACGTCTCCGCCCTGCCGGCCGCGATCGGCACGATCATCGAGGGCGCGTTCAACCCCCAGGGTGTCGCCGGCGGTGTCATCGGCGCGCTGATCATCGGCTTCCAACGGGCCGCGTTCTCCAACGAGGCCGGCCTCGGCTCCGCCCCGATCGCCCACTCCGCGGTCAAGACCAAGCACCCCGCCAGCGAGGGCCTGGTCGCCCTGCTGGAGCCGTTCATCGACACCGTCGTCATCTGCACGATGACCGCGCTGACCATCGTCATCGCCAACCCGGCCAGCTGGGCCGAGGCCCGCAAGAGCAACGGTGAGTCCATCGGCGGTGTCACCATCACCTCCGACGCCTTCGGCACCGTGATGCCCTGGTTCCCGTACATCCTCACCGTCGCGGTGCTGCTGTTCGCCGTCTCCACCGTGCTCACCTGGGGCTACTACGGCCTTAAGGCCTGGACGTACCTCTTCGGCCGCACCAGGGGCAGCGAACTGACCTTCAAGGTCCTCTACACGCTGTTCGCGGTCGCGGGTTCCCTGCTGACGCTGGAGACCCTGATCGGCATGGCCGACGCGGTGCTCTTCATGCTCGCCGTCATCAACATCATCGGCCTGTACCTCCTCGCCCCGGTCGTCAAGCGTGAGCTGAACTCGTTCCTGGAGTTCGTCCGAGCTCGCAACGCCCACGAAGTCATCGAGGGCGACGGAGACCACGAAGACGAGTCGGTGAAGACCACAGTCTGA
- the htpG gene encoding molecular chaperone HtpG, which translates to MSTETLEFQAEARQLLELMVHSIYSNKDIFLRELISNASDALDKRRLAGLKDDSLKADDLHIRIEADKEARTLTVRDNGIGMTRDEVVGLIGTIARSGTAETLRRLKENKESAELIGQFGVGFYSVFMVADKVTLLTRKAGEPTGVRWESEGDGTYTVETVEDVEDVPEGTSIRVHLRPADEEDALYDYTDEAKIREIVKRYSDFISFPVRMGESTLNSMKALWARPRSDVSEEEYREFYRHISHDWTDPLDIIQMRAEGTFEYEALLFLPSRAPHDLYQRDARHGLQLYVKRVFILDDSRELLPDHLRFVKGVVDAADLSLNISREILQQDRHIQLIRRRLAKKILASIKDLMSKDAEKYRTFWREFGPAVKEGLLDRTEDHKAILDIASFASTAGEEPTTLADYLARMPEGQDKIYFMTGDSRAQIENSPHMEAFRAKGYEVLLLTDPVDEIWVEAVRDYEGKELQSITRGAVDLPSEEEPSPEEAGEYAAVLTWLNETLDDVKEVRLTTRLTTSPACLVSDTDGITPALEKMYKAMGQEIPSVKRILELNPKHPLVSAVRTAHDKRPDDPELKGTAELLYGTALLAEGGDLADPARFAALLADRLSKTV; encoded by the coding sequence ATGAGTACCGAGACGCTGGAGTTCCAGGCCGAGGCGCGGCAGCTGTTGGAGCTGATGGTCCACTCGATCTACTCGAACAAGGACATCTTCCTTCGCGAACTCATCTCCAACGCCTCTGACGCCCTGGACAAGCGGCGCTTGGCCGGCCTGAAGGACGACAGTCTCAAGGCGGACGACCTGCACATCCGGATCGAGGCCGACAAGGAGGCCCGCACGCTGACCGTGCGGGACAACGGCATCGGCATGACGCGCGACGAGGTCGTGGGGCTGATCGGCACCATCGCCAGGTCCGGCACGGCCGAGACGCTGCGACGGCTCAAGGAGAACAAGGAGTCGGCCGAGCTGATCGGCCAGTTCGGCGTCGGCTTCTACTCGGTGTTCATGGTCGCCGACAAGGTCACGCTGCTCACCCGCAAGGCCGGCGAGCCGACGGGAGTGCGCTGGGAGTCGGAGGGCGACGGCACGTACACGGTCGAAACCGTCGAGGACGTCGAGGACGTACCCGAGGGCACGTCGATCCGCGTACACCTGCGGCCCGCCGACGAGGAGGACGCGCTCTACGACTACACCGACGAAGCGAAGATCCGGGAGATCGTCAAGCGGTACTCGGACTTCATCTCGTTCCCCGTCCGGATGGGGGAGTCCACCCTCAACTCGATGAAGGCGCTCTGGGCCCGTCCCCGCTCGGACGTGAGCGAGGAGGAGTACCGGGAGTTCTACCGGCACATCAGCCACGACTGGACGGACCCGCTCGACATCATCCAGATGCGGGCCGAGGGCACCTTCGAGTACGAGGCTCTGCTGTTCCTGCCGTCACGGGCTCCGCACGACCTCTACCAGCGGGACGCCCGCCACGGCCTCCAGCTGTACGTCAAGCGTGTGTTCATCCTGGACGACAGCCGTGAACTCCTGCCCGACCACCTGCGCTTCGTCAAGGGCGTCGTGGACGCGGCCGACCTGTCGCTGAACATCTCCCGCGAGATCCTCCAGCAGGACCGGCACATCCAGCTCATCCGCCGCCGCCTGGCGAAGAAGATCCTGGCGTCCATCAAGGACCTGATGAGCAAGGACGCCGAGAAGTACCGCACGTTCTGGCGCGAGTTCGGACCCGCCGTCAAGGAGGGACTCCTCGACCGGACGGAGGACCACAAGGCGATTCTCGACATCGCCTCCTTCGCCTCCACCGCCGGTGAAGAGCCCACCACTCTGGCCGACTACCTCGCCCGGATGCCGGAGGGCCAGGACAAGATCTACTTCATGACCGGCGACAGCCGCGCACAGATCGAGAACTCCCCGCACATGGAGGCCTTCCGGGCCAAGGGGTACGAGGTCCTGCTGCTCACCGACCCGGTGGACGAGATCTGGGTCGAGGCGGTCCGTGACTACGAGGGCAAGGAGCTGCAGTCCATCACCCGCGGCGCGGTGGACCTGCCCTCCGAGGAGGAGCCGTCGCCGGAGGAGGCGGGGGAGTACGCGGCAGTGCTGACCTGGCTCAACGAGACGCTCGACGACGTCAAGGAGGTGCGTCTGACGACCCGGCTCACGACCTCACCGGCGTGCCTGGTCAGCGACACCGACGGCATCACGCCGGCCCTGGAGAAGATGTACAAGGCGATGGGCCAGGAGATCCCCTCGGTCAAGCGCATCCTTGAGCTGAACCCGAAGCACCCGCTGGTCAGCGCGGTCAGGACGGCCCACGACAAGCGGCCCGACGACCCGGAGCTGAAGGGCACGGCCGAGCTGCTGTACGGCACCGCCCTGCTCGCCGAAGGCGGCGACCTGGCCGACCCGGCCCGCTTCGCCGCCCTGCTGGCCGACCGCCTCAGCAAGACGGTCTGA
- a CDS encoding VOC family protein, whose translation MPATGPDFISLQARDLGPSQAFYERYLGLVRSPAGPPHAVVFETKPIAFALRDIVPGTDLASVVRPGIGAAIWLHATDVAAIHDALAADGHTIVSAPVDGPFGRAFTFADPDGYHVTLHDRA comes from the coding sequence ATGCCCGCCACCGGTCCTGACTTCATCTCGCTCCAAGCGCGCGACCTCGGCCCCTCGCAGGCGTTCTACGAGCGGTACCTCGGCCTCGTCCGCTCACCGGCCGGACCTCCGCACGCCGTCGTCTTCGAGACCAAGCCGATCGCGTTCGCGCTCCGCGACATCGTTCCCGGCACTGATCTCGCATCCGTCGTCCGGCCCGGCATCGGGGCCGCGATCTGGCTCCACGCCACGGACGTCGCGGCCATCCACGACGCTCTCGCCGCCGATGGTCACACCATCGTCTCCGCACCGGTCGACGGCCCCTTCGGCCGGGCCTTCACCTTCGCCGACCCCGACGGCTACCACGTCACGCTCCACGACCGCGCCTGA